Proteins encoded by one window of Helicobacter sp. 11S03491-1:
- a CDS encoding RNA-binding S4 domain-containing protein has product MRVDKFINIVNIVKKRSIAQDMCNTGVVCVNGVVAKSGRDVKIGDVIEIKYLDNPRRYKVLDIPLTKSIPKSQSQIYAREI; this is encoded by the coding sequence ATGAGAGTCGATAAATTTATAAACATAGTCAATATTGTCAAAAAACGATCTATTGCCCAAGATATGTGTAATACAGGTGTTGTATGCGTGAATGGCGTAGTTGCAAAGTCCGGCCGTGATGTAAAAATAGGTGATGTGATTGAAATAAAATATTTGGATAATCCCAGACGATATAAAGTGCTTGATATCCCACTTACTAAAAGTATTCCAAAATCTCAAAGTCAAATATATGCTAGAGAAATTTAG
- a CDS encoding Sua5 YciO YrdC YwlC family protein, whose protein sequence is MDAKFIYLTQSDTTAGLLSADPFRLNQIKGRQPYKPILAEVDCYETLKKFTRVPVLFRNRVRRSQKTTFIYPNHQSFRVVKDESHLMFLRKFSIMYSSSANKTGSVFDIQEAIKMCDIIVIDSRGIFAGIPSKIFKINKIKIKKIR, encoded by the coding sequence ATGGATGCTAAATTTATCTATCTTACTCAGAGTGATACTACAGCAGGTTTATTGAGTGCAGATCCTTTCAGATTAAATCAAATTAAAGGGAGACAGCCATATAAGCCTATTTTAGCTGAAGTTGATTGTTATGAGACACTTAAAAAATTCACAAGAGTGCCTGTTTTGTTTAGAAATCGTGTGCGGCGATCACAAAAAACTACTTTTATCTATCCCAATCATCAATCATTTCGCGTTGTAAAAGATGAATCTCATTTGATGTTTTTAAGAAAATTTTCGATCATGTATTCTTCTTCTGCAAATAAAACCGGATCTGTTTTTGATATTCAAGAAGCAATAAAAATGTGCGATATTATAGTTATAGATTCAAGAGGCATTTTTGCAGGGATTCCATCAAAAATTTTTAAGATTAATAAAATTAAGATTAAAAAAATCAGATAG
- a CDS encoding outer membrane beta-barrel protein gives MKKFFILLFFILMVSVNASDKENKLGIFIGLNIGEFGLFKKSGLKSLDTQSHSQNSADSSMNGVDNLGLRIGYQVMGSYNGVCFYGHMDYSNFNLDFYGHKNVSMIRYGAYVDYLLNLLETGNSHNGGIFLGVGYEWIGGSFGKYIEDLPNSSESISVEKNLHGFLMNIGLANIFFDKHRVEVGVKFPFYVLYFAEYKLKNPANTGSLDIFGDYYVSYSYIF, from the coding sequence ATGAAAAAATTTTTTATTCTTTTGTTTTTTATACTCATGGTTAGCGTAAATGCTAGTGATAAGGAGAATAAATTAGGTATTTTTATCGGGCTTAATATTGGAGAATTTGGATTGTTTAAAAAATCCGGTTTGAAATCTTTAGATACGCAAAGTCATTCTCAGAATTCTGCAGATAGCAGTATGAATGGTGTTGATAATTTGGGTTTGAGAATTGGCTATCAAGTTATGGGTTCTTATAATGGGGTGTGTTTTTATGGTCACATGGATTATAGTAATTTTAATTTGGATTTTTATGGGCACAAAAATGTTTCTATGATCCGATACGGGGCTTATGTTGATTATTTGCTCAATCTTCTTGAGACAGGCAATTCTCATAATGGAGGGATTTTTTTAGGTGTTGGCTATGAATGGATAGGCGGGAGTTTTGGCAAATATATTGAAGATTTGCCAAATAGTTCTGAATCTATAAGTGTCGAAAAAAATTTGCATGGTTTTTTGATGAATATTGGACTTGCAAACATTTTTTTTGACAAACATCGGGTTGAAGTTGGAGTTAAATTCCCTTTTTATGTTCTATATTTTGCAGAATATAAGCTTAAAAATCCTGCCAACACAGGATCTCTTGATATTTTTGGAGACTATTATGTCAGCTATAGTTATATTTTTTAG
- the arsB gene encoding arsenical efflux pump membrane protein ArsB, which yields MLLSLIIFILTMAGVICRPFGLGFGSIALMGAGISLLGQTVSLKDALFVVEMVWNATFSLVGLIILSIILDKIGFFESIALWIAKHSFKNPKKLFVFILVFGSILSAILANDGAVLILTPIIFALMKHLQAQKPTLIAFVLGVGFIVDTTSNPLITSNLTNIITASFFQISFVEYAKTMFIPNLVAIISSILVLYLYFGKILQKSFDASCLPSPATAIKSSFLFGFSWGFLGLLLIGFVVGDIYHLPISLFALGGSIVFLMIAKYHQALKITEVLKSAPWQVVYFSIGLYIVVYGLKNAGVSNYLSQLILWLDMQGKLMATLGIGVISAFLSATMNNMPTVMIQDIAIKDTHLNYLAFSNIIGCNLGTKFTPIGSLATLLWLHVLATKKIKISWLQYCKIGFIITPPVLLITLFTTGFIN from the coding sequence TTGTTACTTTCATTAATAATTTTTATTCTCACAATGGCAGGAGTTATCTGCAGACCTTTTGGTTTGGGATTTGGCAGCATTGCTTTGATGGGAGCAGGGATTTCATTGTTAGGGCAAACAGTCAGTCTCAAGGATGCCTTATTTGTGGTAGAAATGGTTTGGAATGCAACCTTTAGCTTAGTGGGGCTAATCATTCTCTCAATAATCTTAGATAAAATCGGTTTTTTTGAATCCATTGCCCTATGGATTGCCAAACATAGCTTCAAAAATCCCAAAAAACTTTTTGTTTTTATCTTGGTATTTGGATCTATCCTCTCAGCCATACTTGCTAATGATGGAGCAGTGCTTATTCTAACCCCTATTATATTTGCGCTGATGAAACATCTTCAAGCGCAAAAACCAACACTTATTGCTTTTGTTTTAGGAGTGGGATTTATTGTAGATACCACATCAAACCCCCTTATCACGTCTAATCTCACCAATATTATTACTGCAAGTTTTTTTCAAATCAGCTTTGTTGAATATGCAAAAACAATGTTTATACCCAATTTAGTAGCCATTATTTCTTCAATTTTAGTGCTTTATTTGTATTTTGGAAAAATACTTCAAAAATCTTTTGACGCTTCTTGCCTTCCAAGTCCGGCAACTGCTATTAAATCTTCTTTTTTGTTTGGTTTTTCTTGGGGATTTTTAGGACTGCTTTTGATAGGTTTTGTGGTTGGAGACATTTATCATTTGCCTATAAGTCTTTTTGCTTTGGGAGGATCAATAGTATTTCTCATGATTGCCAAATACCATCAAGCACTCAAAATCACTGAAGTCTTAAAATCTGCCCCTTGGCAAGTTGTATATTTTAGCATTGGTTTATATATTGTTGTGTATGGGCTTAAAAATGCCGGAGTAAGCAATTATTTAAGTCAATTAATATTATGGCTGGATATGCAAGGAAAATTAATGGCCACTCTTGGTATTGGTGTGATTTCTGCTTTTCTCTCAGCAACGATGAACAACATGCCAACTGTCATGATACAAGATATTGCCATCAAAGACACTCATTTGAATTATCTTGCTTTTAGCAATATTATTGGATGTAATCTGGGCACTAAATTTACCCCCATTGGATCTCTGGCGACACTTCTGTGGCTTCATGTCTTAGCTACCAAAAAAATAAAAATATCATGGCTGCAATATTGCAAAATTGGGTTTATCATTACCCCTCCTGTTTTACTTATCACTCTTTTTACAACAGGATTTATAAACTAA